Proteins encoded in a region of the Orcinus orca chromosome 8, mOrcOrc1.1, whole genome shotgun sequence genome:
- the AQP11 gene encoding aquaporin-11 produces the protein MTALRGLWPEMQDTCISLGLMLSIVLFMGLARVVTRQQLNRPTAHAFVLEFLATFQLCFCTHELQLLSEQEPLHPTWPLTLTYFFSLVHGLTLVGTSSNPCGVMMQMMLGGMSAETGAMRLLAQLIGALCSRYCMGALWSLGLTKYHVSERSLACRNPIQVDLPKAVIIEAVSSFIFHSALLHFQEVRTKLRIHLLSALITFLVYAGGSLTGAVFNPALALSLHFKCFDEAFLQFFIVYWLAPSLGILLMILMFSFFLPWLYNNHTINKKE, from the exons ATGACGGCGCTGCGGGGGCTCTGGCCCGAGATGCAGGACACCTGTATCTCGCTGGGGCTGATGCTGTCGATCGTGCTGTTCATGGGGCTGGCCCGCGTGGTCACCCGGCAGCAGCTGAACAGGCCCACTGCCCACGCCTTCGTCTTGGAGTTTCTGGCCACGTTCCAGCTCTGCTTCTGCACCCATGAGCTGCAACTGCTGAGCGAGCAGGAACCCCTGCACCCCACCTGGCCACTGACGCTAACCTACTTCTTCTCGTTGGTGCATGGCCTGACTCTGGTGGGCACCTCAAGCAACCCGTGCGGCGTGATGATGCAGATGATGCTGGGGGGAATGTCCGCTGAGACGGGTGCGATGAGGCTGTTAGCTCAGCTGATTGGTGCCCTGTGCAGCAGGTACTGCATGGGCGCCCTGTGGAGCCTGGGACTGACCAAGTATCACGTCAGCGAGAGGAGCCTCGCTTGCAGGAATCCCATCCAAGTGGACTTGCCCAAAGCGGTCATCATAGAGGCCGTCTCCTCCTTTATCTTCCACAGCGCTTTGCTGCACTTCCAGGAGGTCCGAACCAAGCTTCGTATCCACCTGCTGTCAGCACTCATCACCTTTTTGGTCTATGCAG GAGGAAGTCTAACAGGAGCTGTATTTAATCCAGCTTTGGCACTTTCACTACATTTCAAGTGTTTTGATGAAGcattccttcaattttttataGTATATTGGCTGGCTCCTTCTTTAG gtATATTGCTGATGATTTTGATGTTCAGTTTTTTCCTTCCATGGCTGTATAACAACCACACAATTAATAAAAAGGAGTAA